In the Flagellimonas eckloniae genome, CTATTTAGATATTGGGCTGCATAGGCAAAAAGCACCAAAATCCAAGACCAAATATTCACCACTTTTAGCATTGCTTCGGTAAAGTGAATAATATAACCATCTTCAAAGAAGAGCCATATGATAACCTGACTTGAGAAAGCAATGATCCCTATGAACAAAGCTTTGGTTTTTATGCTTTTCAAGCATTCCCAGAAGGTATCCTTGGTTGCTATCAACAAAAAACCAAAGAAGAACAAAACAATACTAAAACTTATATTGAACCAATCATCAATCAATGCGTGGGTAATGTCGAAAAAAGGTTCTACGCAGGCTTCAAGTACATATAAGGGGATAACAAAAATGTAAAGTCCATATGGTTTTTGAATCTGTCGTTTAATCCATTCTACAAATTTTGTTTCATTTCTACGTAGATACACAAGAATGGGAGAGAGCACCAATGAAAACAGAAAAAGATAGGGTAAAAACCAGAGGTGGTGCCAGCTTATATTTCCC is a window encoding:
- a CDS encoding acyltransferase family protein, yielding METKIRRYDLDWLRVIVFGLLIFYHVGMFFVPWGWHVKNNVTYDWLRWPMIFLNQWRLPILFVISGMGTYYALGKRSLWKFNLERYLRLGIPLGVGMLLIVPPQVYFERLANAQFSGSYFEFFTTIAFEGIYPEGNISWHHLWFLPYLFLFSLVLSPILVYLRRNETKFVEWIKRQIQKPYGLYIFVIPLYVLEACVEPFFDITHALIDDWFNISFSIVLFFFGFLLIATKDTFWECLKSIKTKALFIGIIAFSSQVIIWLFFEDGYIIHFTEAMLKVVNIWSWILVLFAYAAQYLNRPSKTTCLCNRAVYPLLHFAPKSKTKYSPL